In Pseudomonas sp. MTM4, one genomic interval encodes:
- a CDS encoding LexA family transcriptional regulator codes for MSSLSILARCERLRERLLTDVANGLRITGFQSPAEDEKDDGLSLDLLTGLGAPHVWAVQVLDDSLVGFGIFRGDRLIVNRAATHLDERLVVVDLAGDYRVRLVQRDLLGGRWLKAADPTVPGVQLDGDEIIEVWGVVTWVVSRVAT; via the coding sequence ATGTCATCTCTTTCGATACTGGCCCGGTGCGAACGCCTGCGGGAGCGTCTTCTCACCGATGTGGCCAACGGCCTGCGTATTACTGGCTTTCAGTCACCCGCCGAGGATGAGAAGGACGACGGGCTTTCTCTCGACCTTCTCACTGGCTTGGGGGCGCCTCACGTTTGGGCTGTGCAAGTCTTGGACGATAGTTTGGTCGGCTTCGGCATATTCCGTGGTGATCGGCTGATCGTGAACCGTGCGGCCACTCACCTGGACGAAAGGCTGGTGGTGGTTGACCTTGCGGGAGACTACCGCGTGCGCCTGGTTCAGCGTGACTTGTTGGGGGGCCGCTGGCTGAAAGCAGCTGACCCCACCGTACCGGGCGTACAACTGGACGGCGATGAGATCATCGAAGTTTGGGGTGTCGTCACCTGGGTGGTAAGTCGTGTGGCGACATGA
- a CDS encoding antitoxin Xre/MbcA/ParS toxin-binding domain-containing protein, protein MMVRSALEIELRKAATDLFAGDEQSAVEWLNKPAKALNGRKPVDMTGSDAELRLALDLIGRLQHGVFT, encoded by the coding sequence ATGATGGTTAGATCAGCGCTAGAGATCGAGCTCAGAAAGGCAGCAACAGATCTATTTGCCGGTGATGAGCAAAGCGCTGTCGAGTGGCTGAACAAACCTGCCAAGGCGCTTAATGGCCGCAAGCCCGTCGATATGACAGGAAGCGATGCTGAGCTTCGCTTAGCCCTGGATCTGATAGGGCGTCTACAGCATGGCGTTTTTACGTGA
- the umuC gene encoding translesion error-prone DNA polymerase V subunit UmuC, whose translation MSIPPKVFALIDCNSFYCSCERICQPELKRKPVVVLSNNDGCVIARSAEAKGLGIAMGAPYYQVREQMRRQGVVARSSNYTLYADISNRVMRVMAEMLPGIEVYSIDEAWGDMTGVADPAELGRGIRNRLAHEIGMPVGVGISTTKTLAKLANWAAKKWKATGGVLDLTDPIRQEKLLRLAPVSEVWGVGHRSAAKLAALNISTAWELAQFDIGTLRKTFGVTMERTARELRGVSCIGFNDGPPPKEAICSSKMFGARQTDLPPIREALAAYVARAAEKLRGQNSLCSTIQVGLQTQLADRNGPRYADAITLALPSPTDDTREILAMAQYGLGRIYRHGYPFSKCSILLMNLSQRGELTPDLFAPKPRHGAERLMAVIDQINRREGRDTVRIGRVPATPVWAIRREMLSQRYTTRWDEIIGVRG comes from the coding sequence ATGAGCATACCGCCGAAAGTATTCGCGCTTATAGATTGCAACTCGTTTTACTGCAGCTGTGAGCGCATCTGTCAGCCGGAGCTCAAACGTAAGCCGGTCGTAGTGCTATCCAACAATGACGGCTGCGTAATTGCTCGCTCAGCCGAGGCCAAGGGGCTTGGTATCGCCATGGGGGCGCCCTACTACCAAGTGCGCGAGCAGATGCGCCGACAAGGAGTGGTGGCGCGCTCCAGCAACTACACCCTCTATGCAGACATCAGCAATCGGGTGATGCGTGTAATGGCTGAGATGCTGCCAGGCATTGAGGTTTATTCCATTGATGAGGCTTGGGGCGACATGACCGGAGTTGCCGACCCGGCTGAGCTGGGCCGAGGCATTCGCAACCGTCTAGCCCATGAAATTGGGATGCCGGTCGGAGTAGGCATCAGCACCACCAAGACGCTGGCCAAGCTCGCGAATTGGGCAGCGAAGAAATGGAAGGCAACTGGCGGTGTACTTGACCTGACCGACCCTATCCGCCAAGAGAAATTGCTTCGGTTGGCTCCTGTGTCGGAGGTGTGGGGCGTGGGGCACCGCTCGGCTGCCAAGCTAGCAGCTCTGAACATTTCTACCGCTTGGGAACTGGCTCAGTTCGATATCGGTACATTGCGAAAGACTTTCGGCGTGACCATGGAGCGCACGGCGCGTGAGCTGCGTGGTGTGAGCTGTATTGGCTTCAATGACGGCCCCCCTCCCAAGGAAGCCATCTGCTCGAGCAAGATGTTTGGAGCGCGTCAGACAGACCTGCCGCCGATTCGGGAAGCACTAGCTGCCTACGTGGCTCGAGCAGCCGAAAAGCTGCGCGGCCAGAACTCGCTGTGCAGCACTATCCAGGTCGGACTCCAGACCCAGCTGGCTGATCGCAATGGGCCACGTTACGCCGATGCCATCACCTTAGCCTTACCCTCTCCAACAGATGACACTCGCGAAATTTTGGCTATGGCCCAATACGGCCTTGGGCGAATCTACCGCCATGGCTACCCTTTCTCGAAGTGTTCCATCTTGCTCATGAATTTAAGTCAGCGCGGCGAGCTGACACCGGATCTATTTGCACCCAAACCACGCCATGGTGCCGAGCGGCTGATGGCAGTTATTGACCAAATCAACCGCAGAGAAGGAAGAGACACTGTGCGTATTGGCCGAGTGCCTGCGACACCGGTTTGGGCTATCCGTCGGGAGATGTTGAGTCAACGGTACACGACGCGCTGGGATGAAATTATTGGCGTGCGAGGATAG
- a CDS encoding ThiF family adenylyltransferase: MPYPIYKGLLRPKGEEVPIRIHFSDVSLVSLPSIELVERPVGLPKVCAHINPYGFLCYLGRDQAYLPRGNIGGAVVGCLELAQRLLERLLDGDSLIDTRDEFLVYWGGGDLLLDIPQSRSEGLYEHCSIITLPKNDAREEIWILGSDEEALVARYENWGGQEAYSNLILRVVDSVSLLGVSEEWPPTNLQQLSTWLKVADYKAHGGLMSVLKDAYRLRQNLVLLLVRAPNCSCAVLLNLSVVNKIVKARTPDQFMRSVLRSYPRNVKVSRLSPIPIDAESWLSRNLMEGYKSLAGKNIALVGCGAIGGYLSDLLVKSGAGFLGGSLILIDDDDLSMGNLGRHFLGFEYIGQDKASALSLELRNKYPEVKLHAYSDRVKNLSVFSEVDLVVDATGSEAFSQYLGENFISGNLPPIVFSWVVGAGCGAQAYLLHEREQACVSCLEHTKPGGQLSVMRREYEMKVKNAGACGDWLVPFSAPAALHAAALAAEIALDWSSGIFKPTLRSITLDYANGKQVKPISPRQRANCEVCSRSH; encoded by the coding sequence ATGCCGTACCCAATATACAAGGGACTTCTTCGCCCGAAGGGCGAAGAAGTCCCCATCCGTATTCATTTTTCGGATGTATCACTTGTTTCTCTTCCATCCATTGAGCTTGTTGAGCGTCCGGTAGGGCTGCCAAAGGTGTGCGCTCACATTAATCCGTATGGATTTTTATGTTACTTGGGGCGTGATCAAGCCTATCTTCCGAGAGGTAATATTGGTGGAGCGGTTGTAGGTTGTCTTGAGTTAGCCCAGCGGCTTCTCGAACGACTTCTCGATGGCGATTCTCTGATAGATACTCGTGATGAATTTTTGGTCTATTGGGGTGGTGGCGATCTACTTCTTGATATTCCCCAATCAAGATCTGAGGGACTGTATGAGCATTGTTCAATAATTACTCTCCCCAAAAATGATGCTCGCGAGGAAATATGGATTTTGGGGAGCGACGAAGAGGCTCTAGTTGCTCGCTACGAGAACTGGGGTGGCCAAGAAGCCTATTCAAACTTGATATTACGGGTCGTGGATTCAGTTTCTTTGCTTGGTGTTTCTGAAGAGTGGCCGCCCACTAATCTCCAACAATTATCTACGTGGTTAAAGGTTGCAGATTATAAAGCCCATGGTGGACTAATGTCTGTGCTGAAAGATGCATACAGGCTTCGCCAAAATCTTGTTCTTCTTTTGGTTCGGGCACCTAATTGCTCTTGCGCAGTTCTTCTTAATCTTTCTGTTGTGAATAAAATCGTTAAGGCTAGGACTCCAGATCAGTTTATGCGTTCTGTTCTCCGGAGCTACCCTAGAAATGTAAAGGTTAGCCGGCTAAGTCCGATTCCGATTGACGCGGAGTCGTGGTTGTCGCGCAATCTTATGGAGGGATATAAAAGTCTTGCAGGAAAAAATATTGCTTTAGTTGGTTGTGGTGCGATTGGTGGATATTTGTCAGATTTACTTGTGAAATCTGGTGCTGGTTTTTTAGGTGGTTCGTTAATACTTATTGATGATGATGATTTGTCTATGGGTAATTTGGGGCGTCACTTTCTTGGCTTTGAATATATTGGCCAGGACAAGGCTTCCGCTCTTAGTTTAGAGTTACGTAACAAATACCCGGAGGTGAAGTTGCACGCATACAGCGATAGAGTGAAAAATCTGAGTGTTTTTTCAGAGGTGGACTTGGTCGTCGATGCAACTGGTAGTGAGGCATTTTCTCAGTATTTAGGCGAGAATTTTATTTCCGGAAATCTTCCTCCAATAGTATTTTCATGGGTTGTCGGAGCGGGCTGTGGTGCTCAAGCCTATTTATTGCATGAACGCGAACAAGCCTGCGTAAGTTGCTTGGAGCATACTAAACCAGGCGGCCAGCTTTCGGTTATGCGGCGAGAGTATGAGATGAAAGTGAAGAATGCAGGTGCATGCGGAGATTGGCTTGTTCCATTCTCCGCGCCTGCTGCACTGCATGCGGCAGCTCTAGCTGCTGAAATCGCCCTTGATTGGTCAAGTGGAATATTCAAGCCTACTTTACGAAGTATTACTTTGGACTATGCAAATGGAAAACAGGTGAAGCCGATTTCGCCTAGACAGAGAGCAAACTGCGAAGTATGCAGCCGCTCGCACTGA